One window of the Polypterus senegalus isolate Bchr_013 chromosome 18, ASM1683550v1, whole genome shotgun sequence genome contains the following:
- the LOC120518694 gene encoding creatine kinase B-type: MPFSNTHNAMKMKFKADQEFPDLSKHNNHMAKVLTLEMYTKLREKQTASGFTLDDVIQTGVDNPGHPFIMTVGCVAGDEETYEVFKDLLDPVIQDRHGGYKPSDKHKTDLNPDNLKGGDDLDPNYVLSSRVRTGRSIRGFCLPPHCSRGERRAIEKLSVEGLGALDGDLKGKYYALKNMTDEEQQQLIDDHFLFDKPVSPLLLASGMGRDWPDGRGIWHNDNKTFLVWINEEDHLRVISMQKGGNMKEVFKRFCTGLTKIESLFKTKGHEFMWNEHLGYILTCPSNLGTGLRGGVHVKLPHLSKHEKFGEVLKKLRLQKRGTGGVDTAAVGGVFDISNADRLGFSEVELVQMVVDGVKLLVEMEKRLEKGQSIDDIMPAQK, encoded by the exons ATGCCTTTCAGTAATACCCACAATGCGATGAAGATGAAGTTTAAAGCGGACCAGGAGTTCCCGGATCTGAGCAAGCACAACAACCATATGGCCAAGGTGTTGACTCTAGAGATGTATACGAAGCTGCGGGAAAAGCAGACCGCCAGTGGCTTCACCCTGGATGATGTTATTCAAACCGGGGTCGACAATCCAG GCCATCCTTTTATTATGACCGTGGGATGCGTGGCAGGCGACGAGGAGACATACGAGGTTTTCAAGGATCTTTTGGACCCAGTCATTCAGGACAGGCATGGAGGGTACAAACCAAGTGACAAGCACAAGACCGATCTGAATCCTGACAACCTGAAG GGTGGCGATGACTTGGATCCAAACTATGTCCTGAGTTCCCGTGTCCGAACTGGTCGGAGCATTCGTGGATTCTGCCTGCCTCCTCACTGTAGTCGTGGGGAGAGACGTGCCATTGAGAAGCTTTCAGTAGAAG GTTTGGGCGCCTTGGATGGTGACCTGAAGGGTAAATACTACGCTCTGAAGAACATGACTgacgaggagcagcagcagctgatcgatgACCACTTCCTCTTTGACAAACCTGTCTCCCCTCTGCTTTTGGCATCTGGAATGGGACGTGACTGGCCTGATGGTAGGGGCATCTG GCACAATGATAACAAGACCTTCTTGGTTTGGATCAATGAAGAGGATCACCTCCGAGTCATCTCTATGCAGAAAGGAGGGAACATGAAGGAAGTCTTCAAAAGGTTCTGCACTGGCTTAACAAAG ATCGAGTCTCTGTTCAAGACTAAGGGCCATGAGTTCATGTGGAATGAGCATCTGGGCTACATTCTGACTTGTCCCTCAAACTTGGGGACTGGTCTCCGTGGTGGTGTCCATGTCAAATTGCCTCACCTCAGTAAGCATGAGAAGTTTGGTGAAGTTCTGAAGAAGCTGCGACTGCAGAAACGTGGAACAG GTGGTGTGGACACGGCTGCTGTTGGTGGTGTCTTTGACATCTCTAATGCTGATCGCCTGGGATTCTCTGAGGTGGAGCTGGTCCAGATGGTGGTAGATGGAGTGAAGCTGCTTGTTGAAATGGAAAAGCGCCTAGAGAAAGGCCAGTCCATCGATGACATCATGCCAGCACAGAAATAA